CGATATCCGCTGCACCCATCGCGTAGATGCACGCGCTGAGGCTGGAGCCATGCTCGGTACGCGGCTCATAGAACTCCCAGTTGGCCCGCTTCACTTCCCTGCTGAAGCTGTCCCGGAACAGGTGCAGCATCAGCACCACATCGGCCTGCTTCAGAATTCCTGTGGTTGTAGCAAGCCCGTTACCTCCGCCCCAGTATTCATTCGGATGAATGACCCGTGTTTTCAGCTCAGCCAGGGACACATCCTCCAGCTGCAGATACCGGTCGAATTGTTCAATCACCAGCGTCTCCGGGTCCGGCTGCGGAACATAGAGCTGGGCCAGCATCGCGGTGAACTCATCCAGGAACGGCCCGTCCGCATACGCTTCAGCAAGACCGTTATACACGGCAGGGTATTTGTCCTGCAGCCTCTTGGCGGCCTGGAGCGCGATCTTCAATGTCTCCTGAACCATAGCGCTCGTAAATGCGTTATTGTTCACCCGCTCATGATATTCATCCGGTCCCGTCACATCCAGAATCTCATAACGCTTCTTCACAGGATTATAGTAAGCATAGGAATAGAAGAACCGCGCGCATTCCCAGATGACCTCCGCCCCGCCGTCTGCCAGGATGCTGTCATCTCCTGTGAAAAGAATGTATTGCCAGAGTCCATGGACGACATCTGCACTGATATGAACCTGCTTATCGCGGAAATAGGTGCGCATCGGCCGTCCGGTAAACACATCATTCACATTGAACAGGGTGCAAGCATCATCCCCTGAATCCTGGCTCTCCCACGCATAAAAAGCACCCAAATATCCGTACTCCGCCGCCTTCCGCCGCGCACCATCCAGCGTGTGGATGCGGTACATCATCAGATTGCGGGCAATGCGGGGATCGCTGTGCAGGAAAAAGGGCAGCATGAACATTTCCGTATCCCAAAAGACTGCTCCCTTATAGACCTGGCCGGACAGTCCGCGCGCCGGAATGGATACTCTCTCTGAAAGCGTAGGCGATATGATCAGCAGCTGATAAATACTGTAGCGCAGCGCAAGCTGCGCCTCTTCGTCCCCTTCAATGACACAATCGCTGCGCGACCATCGCTCCTCCCACTTCCGCCGGTGAGTCTCCAGCAGTCCGGCATAGCCTGTAGCGGCGGCCGCCCGGACGGCCCGCACCGCCCGCTCATCAGGACCGCCTTCCGCAGGATTGTCTTCCGTATCCAGACCTGTGTACACCGCTGCATATTTCCACCATGTATAGGTCTCACCCGCCTTGGCTTCTATAGTAATATGGCGCAGCGCGGTTCCCTTATCCAGCTCGATAACAGCGGCAACCCGCTTCGCCTGCTCTGCTGAGCCGAACACTGTAAGCTCCGCCACCGCCACCGGCAGCCCCAGCTCCCCGGTAACTGCTGTTGACAGCAGCGCCTCACCGGCAGAGCCGCTCTGCTGCTCCAGCAGATGCGGGCCGTTGATATCCCACACCCGGCCATCGATTCCCGTCGTCATCTCAATCCGGCAATCGGCGGTGCAGTGCAGGGTCCATTTGGCGGCCAGCAGATGGAGCTGATCCATGCTGGCGAACCGCTCTGCGGTCAGAGTCACCCTTTCGCCTTCCCCGATCTCAAACACCGTCTCCCGCCGGTGAATAGCGGAGCGGAGATCCAGGCTCTGTGTATGAGCCAGCGGCCTGGTCTCCAGCACACTTAGCTTGCAGCCGTTGGCACTGACTACCGTATACAGCCCGTTCGGGGCGTTCACCGGCTCGCGCCACTGGCTGCCCGACTTGTCATATACCCCGGCGAGTGTAACCGCCGCAAGCTGCTCCTTCCGGAACTCCTCCAGCACTCCCCGGAAGCCCATGTAGCCATTACCGGTCATATATTTGTTGCCGTTCGCTGTAATTCGCCCGGGCTCGAAGCTCTGTTCGCTAACCGTCCAGTCCATTACACAGCCATCCCTTCGGCCAGCGGAAGCTCTATCCCAGCTTCATCTACGGTCACCCGCTGATCATAGATCAGCACCTCTGCGCTTCCGCCATTCACCGCTCTGAAGCTGACCGTATCTGTATTCACCGTAATACCCAGCAGTACACCCCTGCATGTCACCTGGAAGCTGTAGGCGGTCCACTTCTGCGGCAGAACCGGGCGGAAGGACAGACAATCCCCGTCAGAGCGCATTCCGCCGAAGCCATAGACGATGTTCATCCACGCTGCGGCGATCGAGGTCGTATGCAGGCCTTCTCTGGTATTGCGGTTATAATTGTCCAGATCCAGGCGTGTAGCGAATTCGAAGAACCGGTAGGCTTCCTCCGGCTTGCCGATTTCACTGGCCAGAATCGAGTGAATAGACGGCGAGAGCGAGGACTCATGAATACATCTCGGCTCATAATATTCATAATTCGCCAGCTTGGCCTCGCGCGAGAACTGCCCGTTGTACAAGAACATGAACATCAGCACATCCGGCTGCTTGATCATATCGTAACGGTACAGGCGGTCATAGGACCAGTTGGCATAGAGCGGGAACTCGGACACCGGAATCGAATGAATATCCAGATGCGGCATGTCGAAGAAGCCGTCATGCTCCTCGTAGATGCCGCTGCCGGGATCGAACGGAATTTTCATATGCGCACGCTTGTGGTCCCAGTCGGCCAATTCCTCTTCCCGGAGCGCAGTTGCCGCTATAACAGCCGCATAATCCTCCGGTGCCTCCGCCTTCATGAGAGCTACCGTTTCCAGCGTAAACTCAAACAGCTTCTGAGCCATCAGATTGATGTAACAGTTATTGTTAACCATGAGCTGAAATTCATCCGGCCCCATCACGCCGAAATATCCGTATTCCCCGCTGCGCTGCCCCCACTGCCCGCGGGATGCGTAGAAACGGCTGATCTGAATCAGCATCTCTGCGCCTTTGCTGTAGAGGAATTCCAGGTCGCCGGTGTTCTTCACATAATGCCAGATACCGTAGGAGACCGCCGTCCCGACATGCAGCTGCAGGTTGGAATGCTGCCACAGGTCACAGCTCTCTGTCCCGTCAATCGTGGCAATCGGATAGAATGCGCCCTCGCAATCCACATCCTTCCCGCGCTGGAGCGCCTGGGGCAGCGTTTTATAGCGGAATTCCAGCAGACTGCGGGCAGCCTTCGGGTTATTGAACAGATAGAACGGCAGACAGTAGGACTCGGTATCCCAGAAGGCAAGCCCCCGGTAAGCTTCGCCGGTTAATCCTTTGGCACCGATGTTGTACCCGGGATGATCCCCGTGATACGTCTGATACAGCTGAAAAATGCAAAAACGGATGCCCTGCTGATTCTCCGGGTCGCCCTCAATCCGGATATCGCTGGTGGTCCAGATGCTGCTCCAGTAGGAGGCCTGGTCTGCGAACACCTCCTGCACCTCCAGGCGGTCAGCGGCCATGGCGAGCTCCATGCCTTCAGTCCAGAGACTGTCTGCTGTGTGTGCAGCCCCGCTGCCCGTCACATTGACCACAAGCTTCGTGAAGGACGCCGGCTCTCCTTGGGAGAGATTCAGCGAGAATTGCCGCCCGATATACCGGTCATCTTCCACAAGCTCCGTATGCAGCGCCTGCGGAGACTTCAGGACAAAGCCCGAGAATAGCTGATTTCCGGTTGTCAGCGTGCTGGCCATAATGGCTGTAACCGACCCTTCCCCGCCGCGCTGCTGCTCCTTCCACATACTCTGACCGTGTTCCTCATGGATCATGCCGAAGTCAAGGCCAGTACGAATATCTACCTTACCATTGAAATTAAGCGGAGTGAAGGTAATCTGCTGCAGCCCCAGATGGGACATCGTCATACTGACCAGCCGCGTGAAGCCGAGCTTTAGCTTTTTACCGTCCGCCAGTTGCCAGATGAACTCCCGTGTGTAGGTTCCAGTCCGGAAATCCAGTCTGCGCGTGTACCCCTCTATGCGGGAGTGCGCCAGATCCAGAGCTTCATCATCCACTGAAATCCGGGTATGCAGCCAGTCCACGCCGTTCACCATGTAGCGCAGCGACCGGATAATGCCCTTATAATGATTGCTGACCTCCATCTGCTCATTCAATCCGTTGAAATAGCTGCCCGGCAGGGAATCGCCGCTGTAGCCCTCGTCTGCGTACCCCCGCACCCCCATATACTCATTGCCCAGTGAAAAAATCGATTCCGAAGTCCGGTTGCGTTCCGGATCAAAGCCTTCCTCAATAATTGCCCAGGGATCGACCTTCAGATAGGGATCTGCTACTTTTGCCATAATTGGAACTCTCCTTCGCTAAGAGATGCTCGGTCCGCCCCGCCGCTCCCGGCGGAAGCACGGACGTCCATTCCAGCGTATCGCTAAGACTATCCGGGACCAAGGTCTGCGTGTAAGCGAGTTATGTGCATTTGTACGCAAAAAAAAGCTGCTTCTCTTCCGGTCTATCCAGAATAAGAGGCAGCTGTTATAATATCCTGTAATACAGGTGATTTCGTCCATGATAGAGCTAAAAACATGCGTTTTCTCACACAAATGAAGTGAAAATTATCACAATGTTAAAAATTCGACACTTTTAGGGGAAAATACTTACCCATAAAGAGGAATTTCAAGGTATAATTAATTTAAAATTTACTGAAAAACTGAGGGAATAAAGGGGATATCGATTATGATAAAGGAACATTATAATGTTATCGAAGCCCGCGGCAATACAAACTGTTTCTCCGAACAGAATTTTAACCGCCTGTTGGTCACCATGAAAGAACGTGTAGTCCCTGAAGGATCACACCTGTTCTGGGAAGGCGATTTCTCGGATAAACTGTTTTATATCAAGCGTGGACGTGTGAAATTGACCAAATCTACAGATGAAGGCAAGGAACTGATTCTGTATATGTATCAGGCCGGCGACATGGTAGGTCAGGCTGACCCGTTCTTCAGCACGAAGCACAGCTTCACAGCCGAAGTTATTGAAGAGAGTGAAGTAGGCGTGATCGAGCAGAAGGATCTGGAGATTCTCATCTGCCAGCACTGCGACTTCGCTATCGACTTCATGAAGTGGATGGGCATTCATCACCGTCTCACCCAGACGAAATTCCGCGATCTGATGATGTACGGTAAGCCGGGCGCACTCTGCTCCACGCTGATCCGTCTCGGCAACACCTATGGCGAGAAGACCGGCGACAGCATTCTCATCAACAAGAAGATTACGCACACCGACCTGTCCAACATGATTGGCGCTACCCGTGAGAGTGTCAACCGGATGCTGAGCGATCTGCGCAAGAAGGATGCTGTGGAGTATGAGAACGGCATGATAGTCATTAAGGATCTGCCGATGCTGCAGGAAATCTGCCATTGCGAACTATGTCCTAATGAAATTTGCCGAATTTAATTCCTATCTATAATACCCTCTATTCACCTCATTGAAACATACCTGACCCCAGAAATTTAATAGAGTGGTCAAGGCGCCTTTTACGGCGTCTTTTTTTCATGTCTGGCGATGAATTCACTGCGCAAGTATAGCATCAGAGGCAGCGTCTCATTCGCACAGCATTCATTCAGATGCTGTAGGCGCTGGAACGATAGTAACTGCATTTTGTACAGTAGAATACTGTTAAAAAGGCTTCGAAATAGAATCTATTGTATTCCGCACAATTGAATGTTGAACTAAGGCCAGTTTTCACCCAAAACCCAACATTCTACTGTATGAAATACAATAGAATCTCATTTTACGGTCAGTAACCCATTTTCTATTGCAGGAAATACAATCACCTACTTGAATATAAGAGCAGAGATTGGTAACAGGTGCAGGATCAGCCTAATATCTGGCTCGATGATCATGCTATGTACCTTTTACTTCCCAGTCATCATGGTATTCTGGTGTTACAGGCAGCTCCTCACCTCTAAGGAACCTCGCAGCATATACGGCAAAAGGAGAAGCTGATTCAAGTGTTATTCTAGTGATATCCACCCATTCCGCCCCTCGGGAATCCTGTTCTTCGAACATTGAAATAGCAACAGGCTCCTCTTCCCCGGTCAATTCCACCTGATACAAGGCTGCCAGATGATGCATTTGCGTATAATGATCTTCGTTATGCCGGATAAAGAAATCGTAGGTACCCAGGTTCTGCTGCACCTTTACTGTGTAACCCGTCTCTTCAATAAACTCTCTAATTAATCCGTCTACCAGTGCTTCACCAGCCTCCAGCCTTCCACCAGGCAGATCGTATCTTCCACTATATGGGCCTTTTCCTTTATGGATCACCAGCAGTCTGCCGTCACGCTGACAAATCCCATATACGCCAAAATGGTTAAAGCTTTCCATCACAGTCTCTCTCCTTATCAGTGAGCTATACCTACACGGGATTTAATCAAGTAGGCTATCTGCAATTAATGCGATTTCGGTAAAAGCAGCTTCAATTCCCAAGCCCGCAGAAGAAATGATATGCATTCCATAATGCTCACCTACAATCCGGTAACTGTTCAGGCTTTTCATCAGATGTTCCCGCTCGACAAAAGAATCTTCAAAGCTTGTACGTTGTTGTATTCGTTCAATGCACGTTTCTAAATCGACATCCATAAGAAATGCTGCATGCGGCTGCCGGATTAATGGAAGCAGCTCAATAAGCCACGGCTCAGGGGAATGCCCCCGGGCTATCATTGTGGCAAGCATAGTATAAATGTAACGATCACTGATCACGTAAGCCCCCTCCCGCAAGGCAGGCTCGATAATTTCTCTATAATGCTGCATGCGGTCTGCGAGCATATACATCTGCAAGGCGTTGTAATCTACAAGATGACGTTTTTCGGGCTCATAAATATAGGTTTTAAAAATATGAAGCTGTCGCATTTCCGGCGTGGGCTGCATCGTCAACAGAACCTGCTTACCTTCCTTGCGGAGCTTTTCAGCAAGCATTTCAATCATTGTGGTCTTGCCTGCACCATCGACACCATCAAATGTAAATAATCTGCCCTGATATTCTTCAGCAAAAATTGGATTAAGCGCTGGAAACATGGACTGTCCCTCCTCTGAACTGTTTGGCTAAATACGTATAAATATACCATTAAATACTCTATAGCCACCGAACAAATTACCCTAACGAATGGAGAATGTATTCGGTTTTCCGCATACATTTTACCACCGTCCCCCTCACCTGCCCAATGTATTCGGTTTTTCGCATACATCTGAGCCCGCACGTTAGCACCAGCCTAATGTATTCATTTTTTCGCATACATTTGCCCGGACGCCATCGCGCCAGTCCATTGTATTCGGTTTTTCACATACATTACTCCACTACTTCACGAAAAAAGCCCCGCAGCC
This region of Paenibacillus sp. FSL K6-1096 genomic DNA includes:
- a CDS encoding glycosyl hydrolase family 65 protein: MDWTVSEQSFEPGRITANGNKYMTGNGYMGFRGVLEEFRKEQLAAVTLAGVYDKSGSQWREPVNAPNGLYTVVSANGCKLSVLETRPLAHTQSLDLRSAIHRRETVFEIGEGERVTLTAERFASMDQLHLLAAKWTLHCTADCRIEMTTGIDGRVWDINGPHLLEQQSGSAGEALLSTAVTGELGLPVAVAELTVFGSAEQAKRVAAVIELDKGTALRHITIEAKAGETYTWWKYAAVYTGLDTEDNPAEGGPDERAVRAVRAAAATGYAGLLETHRRKWEERWSRSDCVIEGDEEAQLALRYSIYQLLIISPTLSERVSIPARGLSGQVYKGAVFWDTEMFMLPFFLHSDPRIARNLMMYRIHTLDGARRKAAEYGYLGAFYAWESQDSGDDACTLFNVNDVFTGRPMRTYFRDKQVHISADVVHGLWQYILFTGDDSILADGGAEVIWECARFFYSYAYYNPVKKRYEILDVTGPDEYHERVNNNAFTSAMVQETLKIALQAAKRLQDKYPAVYNGLAEAYADGPFLDEFTAMLAQLYVPQPDPETLVIEQFDRYLQLEDVSLAELKTRVIHPNEYWGGGNGLATTTGILKQADVVLMLHLFRDSFSREVKRANWEFYEPRTEHGSSLSACIYAMGAADIGLPDWGYPYFMRTATIDLTGESKQYVGDLYIGGTHPAANGGAWMAAVLGYAGLQFDGEAARLQPALPQGWSAVELPVVLRGNSFRLRISREEIAVTAAPDNSEAVSFAGFGGEAVPCPPGAILELAPPSNQRGA
- a CDS encoding glycosyl hydrolase family 65 protein; translated protein: MAKVADPYLKVDPWAIIEEGFDPERNRTSESIFSLGNEYMGVRGYADEGYSGDSLPGSYFNGLNEQMEVSNHYKGIIRSLRYMVNGVDWLHTRISVDDEALDLAHSRIEGYTRRLDFRTGTYTREFIWQLADGKKLKLGFTRLVSMTMSHLGLQQITFTPLNFNGKVDIRTGLDFGMIHEEHGQSMWKEQQRGGEGSVTAIMASTLTTGNQLFSGFVLKSPQALHTELVEDDRYIGRQFSLNLSQGEPASFTKLVVNVTGSGAAHTADSLWTEGMELAMAADRLEVQEVFADQASYWSSIWTTSDIRIEGDPENQQGIRFCIFQLYQTYHGDHPGYNIGAKGLTGEAYRGLAFWDTESYCLPFYLFNNPKAARSLLEFRYKTLPQALQRGKDVDCEGAFYPIATIDGTESCDLWQHSNLQLHVGTAVSYGIWHYVKNTGDLEFLYSKGAEMLIQISRFYASRGQWGQRSGEYGYFGVMGPDEFQLMVNNNCYINLMAQKLFEFTLETVALMKAEAPEDYAAVIAATALREEELADWDHKRAHMKIPFDPGSGIYEEHDGFFDMPHLDIHSIPVSEFPLYANWSYDRLYRYDMIKQPDVLMFMFLYNGQFSREAKLANYEYYEPRCIHESSLSPSIHSILASEIGKPEEAYRFFEFATRLDLDNYNRNTREGLHTTSIAAAWMNIVYGFGGMRSDGDCLSFRPVLPQKWTAYSFQVTCRGVLLGITVNTDTVSFRAVNGGSAEVLIYDQRVTVDEAGIELPLAEGMAV
- a CDS encoding Crp/Fnr family transcriptional regulator, which codes for MKEHYNVIEARGNTNCFSEQNFNRLLVTMKERVVPEGSHLFWEGDFSDKLFYIKRGRVKLTKSTDEGKELILYMYQAGDMVGQADPFFSTKHSFTAEVIEESEVGVIEQKDLEILICQHCDFAIDFMKWMGIHHRLTQTKFRDLMMYGKPGALCSTLIRLGNTYGEKTGDSILINKKITHTDLSNMIGATRESVNRMLSDLRKKDAVEYENGMIVIKDLPMLQEICHCELCPNEICRI
- a CDS encoding NUDIX hydrolase is translated as MESFNHFGVYGICQRDGRLLVIHKGKGPYSGRYDLPGGRLEAGEALVDGLIREFIEETGYTVKVQQNLGTYDFFIRHNEDHYTQMHHLAALYQVELTGEEEPVAISMFEEQDSRGAEWVDITRITLESASPFAVYAARFLRGEELPVTPEYHDDWEVKGT
- the tmk gene encoding dTMP kinase; this encodes MFPALNPIFAEEYQGRLFTFDGVDGAGKTTMIEMLAEKLRKEGKQVLLTMQPTPEMRQLHIFKTYIYEPEKRHLVDYNALQMYMLADRMQHYREIIEPALREGAYVISDRYIYTMLATMIARGHSPEPWLIELLPLIRQPHAAFLMDVDLETCIERIQQRTSFEDSFVEREHLMKSLNSYRIVGEHYGMHIISSAGLGIEAAFTEIALIADSLLD